From a single Prionailurus bengalensis isolate Pbe53 chromosome A1, Fcat_Pben_1.1_paternal_pri, whole genome shotgun sequence genomic region:
- the TSC22D1 gene encoding TSC22 domain family protein 1 isoform X2, whose protein sequence is MHQPPESTAAAAAAAADISARKMAHPAMFPRRGSGSGSASALNAAGTGVGSSATSSEDFPPPSLLQPPPPAASSTSGPQPPPPQSLNLLSQAQLQAQPLAPGGTQMKKKSGFQITSVTPAQISASISSNNSIAEDTESYDDLDESHTEDLSSSEILDVSLSRATDLGEPERSSSEETLNNFQEAETPGAVSPNQPHLPQPHLPHLPQQNVVINGNAHPHHLHHHHHIHHGHHLHHGHHHPSHAGVASTSVPGGPPSSPVSRKLSAAGSSDSVLAAAPTSAVSSGGSPASVMTNIRAPSTTGSIGISSVTGTNTMSNVTITAVGSFNPSVTSSILGNANINASNIPSAATVSVGPGVSSSVNVNILSGMGNGTISSSAVVNSAPSAAAGMTAGSLSGQQQPPTVNTSRFRVVKLDSSSEPFKKGRWTCTEFYEKENAVPAAEGVAINKVVETVKQNPTEVTSERESTSGSSVSSSVSTLSHYTESVGSGEMGAPTVVVQQQQQPALQGMALPQMDFSSTGPQSISAVSIPQSISQSQITQVQLQSQELSYPQKQGLQPVPLQATISAATGIQPSPVSVVGVTSALGQQPSISSLAQPQLPYSQTVPPVQAPLPGAPPQQLQYGQQQPTVSTQMVPGHGKSVAQNPSEYVQQQQPILQTAVSSGQPSSAGVGAGATVIPTAQPQSIQLPVQPAAIQAQPAGASGQPVGQAQTAVSVVPTGSQIANIGQQANIPTAVQQPSTQVTPSVIQQGAPPSSQIVPPAQTAIIHQGVQTSASSLPQQLVIAPQSTLLTVPPQPQGVESVAQVVSQPLPAVSPLPSASSISVTSQVSSTGPSGMPSAPTNLVPPQNIAQTPATQNGNLVQSVSQPPLIASNINLPLAQQIPLSSTQFTAQSLAQAIGSQIEDARRPAEPSLVGLPQTISGDSGGMSAVSDGSSSSLAAPASLFPLKVLPLTTPLVDGEDESASLLPEVQGVILEPQIQPRPRRAFDVRGPLSPLNPWRQNIQLLERVGKDNKQLLWCKCGSY, encoded by the coding sequence ATGCACCAGCCGCCTGAGTCCACCgccgcggcggccgcggccgcTGCAGACATTAGTGCTAGGAAGATGGCGCACCCGGCAATGTTCCCTAGAAGGGGCAGCGGTAGTGGCAGCGCCTCTGCTCTCAATGCAGCAGGTACCGGCGTTGGTAGTAGTGCCACATCTTCCGAGGATTTTCCGCCTCCGTCGCTGCTCCAGCCGCCACCTCCTGCAGCATCTTCTACGTCGGGACCACAGCCTCCGCCTCCACAAAGCCTGAACCTCCTCTCTCAGGCTCAGCTGCAGGCACAGCCTCTTGCGCCAGGCGGaactcaaatgaaaaagaaaagtggctTCCAGATAACTAGCGTTACCCCGGCTCAGATCTCCGCCAGCATCAGCTCTAACAACAGTATCGCAGAGGACACCGAGAGCTATGATGACCTGGATGAGTCTCACACGGAAGATCTGTCTTCTTCCGAGATCCTTGATGTGTCACTTTCCAGGGCTACTGACTTAGGGGAGCCTGAACGCAGCTCCTCAGAAGAGACTCTGAATAACTTCCAGGAAGCTGAGACACCTGGGGCAGTCTCTCCCAACCAGCCCCACCTTCCGCAGCCTCATTTGCCTCACCTTCCACAACAGAACGTTGTGATCAATGGGAATGCTCATCCACACCacctccatcaccaccatcacatCCATCATGGGCACCACCTACACCATGGGCACCACCATCCATCCCATGCTGGTGTGGCCAGTACGTCCGTTCCTGGAGGGCCACCCTCCAGTCCAGTATCCAGAAAACTCTCTGCAGCTGGAAGCTCTGACAGTGTTTTAGCAGCGGCCCCAACTTCTGCTGTATCATCGGGTGGCTCACCTGCATCTGTAATGACTAATATCCGTGCTCCAAGTACTACTGGCAGTATAGGTATAAGTTCTGTTACTGGCACTAATACAATGAGTAATGTCACCATTACTGCCGTGGGTAGTTTTAATCCTAGTGTGACAAGCAGCATACTTGGTAATGCTAATATAAATGCAAGCAATATTCCTAGTGCTGCTACTGTGAGTGTTGGGCCTGGAGTTAGCAGCAGTGTTAATGTGAATATCTTGAGTGGCATGGGCAATGGTACTATATCTTCCTCCGCTGTTGTTAACAGTGCCCCCAGTGCAGCTGCAGGGATGACTGCGGGGTCCCTTTCGGGTCAGCAGCAGCCACCAACAGTTAACACGTCAAGGTTCAGAGTTGTGAAGTTAGATTCTAGTTCTGAGCCCTTTAAAAAAGGCAGATGGACTTGCACTGAgttctatgaaaaagaaaatgctgtacCTGCTGCAGAAGGTGTGGCGATAAATAAAGTGGTGGAAACTGTAAAACAGAACCCGACAGAAGTGACTTCGGAGAGGGAGAGCACTAGTGGGAGTTCAGTGAGCAGTAGTGTCAGCACACTGAGTCACTACACGGAGAGTGTGGGAAGCGGAGAGATGGGAGCCCCTACTGTGGTGgtgcagcagcagcaacaaccaGCTCTTCAAGGTATGGCTCTTCCCCAGATGGATTTCAGTAGCACTGGTCCCCAGAGTATTTCAGCAGTTAGCATTCCACAGAGTATTTCTCAGTCACAGATCACGCAAGTACAATTACAGTCTCAAGAACTGAGCTATCCTCAAAAGCAAGGTCTTCAGCCAGTACCTCTACAGGCCACTATCAGCGCTGCAACTGGTATCCAGCCGTCACCTGTTAGTGTGGTTGGTGTAACTTCAGCTTTAGGTCAGCAGCCTTCCATTTCCAGTCTGGCTCAACCCCAACTACCGTATTCTCAGACGGTTCCTCCAGTGCAAGCTCCCCTTCCAGGAGCACCACCCCAACAGTTACAGTATGGACAACAGCAGCCGACTGTCTCTACCCAGATGGTCCCAGGCCATGGTAAATCTGTGGCTCAGAATCCTTCAGAGTAtgtgcagcagcagcagccgatTCTTCAAACAGCAGTGTCCTCCGGACAGCCCAGTTCTGCAGGAGTGGGAGCAGGAGCGACAGTGATTCCTACGGCTCAGCCACAGAGTATCCAGCTGCCAGTGCAGCCCGCGGCAATCCAAGCACAACCTGCAGGGGCATCTGGCCAGCCTGTTGGCCAGGCTCAAACAGCAGTATCTGTTGTACCTACTGGCAGTCAAATTGCAAATATCGGTCAACAAGCAAACATACCTACTGCAGTGCAGCAGCCCTCTACCCAAGTCACACCTTCGGTTATTCAGCAAGGTGCTCCTCCATCTTCACAAATAGTTCCACCTGCTCAAACTGCGATTATTCATCAGGGAGTTCAAACTAGTGCGTCAAGCCTTCCTCAACAATTGGTCATTGCACCCCAGAGTACCTTGTTAACTGTGCCTCCCCAGCCACAAGGAGTAGAATCGGTAGCTCAAGTTGTTTCGCAGCCGTTGCCTGCAGTTAGTCCTTTGCCCTCTGCTAGTAGTATTTCTGTTACAAGTCAGGTTAGTTCAACTGGTCCTTCTGGAATGCCTTCTGCCCCAACAAACTTGGTTCCACCACAGAATATAGCACAAACCCCTGCCACTCAAAATGGTAATTTGGTTCAAAGTGTTAGTCAACCTCCCTTGATAGCCAGTAACATAAATCTGCCTTTGGCACAACAGATACCACTAAGTTCTACTCAGTTCACTGCACAATCATTAGCTCAGGCAATTGGAAGCCAAATTGAAGATGCCAGGCGCCCAGCGGAACCCTCCTTAGTTGGCTTACCTCAGACTATCAGTGGTGACAGTGGGGGAATGTCAGCAGTTTCAGATGGGAGTAGCAGCAGCCTAGCAGCCCCTGCTTCTCTTTTCCCGTTGAAGGTGCTACCGCTGACGACACCCCTGGTGGATGGCGAGGATGAGAG